The DNA segment AGAAATCATTTTGAAAAATATCAAACGACTCTTAGGTGAAAGTGAGTAAATAGAATGTTATCCATGAATCAAAATCAAACTTACCTAGAGTTTAAAAAAGAAACTTTCCGATTTTTCTCAAAACCACTGGTGGCAGTTGTCGTTTTTCTTTTGGGAACTCTTCCAAGTTTTGCAGTTGAAACAAGACTCAAAGATTTGGTGCGAATTGATGCGGTTCGCGAAAACCAACTCACAGGGTTTGGGCTTGTGGTTGGTCTTAATGGAACTGGAGATACAAAAAATCCTCTCACAGAAGAGGCCTTACAAAATTACCTGGCAGGTCTTGGTGTGAATACCAAAAAGAACCTAAGAGATGCCAAAAATACAGCTTCTGTTCTCATTACAGCCAATGTTCCGGTCAACTTGAAAGAAGGGGATAAAATTGATGTTTTAGTTTCTTCTTTGGGGGATGCACGTTCTTTGGAAGGGGGAGTGCTTCTGCAATCTCCATTGAAAGCAGGGAATGGAGAAACCATTGCCGTTGCATCCGGCGTACTCGCATTTGGTGGAAAAGAGAAAAAACGAGGTGGGGCAGATAAAAAATCAGGATCCAATACCGCTCTTGTCCCTATGGGTGCGATTTTGGAAAAATCGGTTCCCAATGCCCCTGTGACAAAATCAGTCAAACTCACACTTCTCGAAAAAGATTATACAACGATGGGTGCCATAGTGGATGCCATTACCGCCGAACTTGCTGTGGTTCCGGAAGTGGTTTCTCCTACTGAGGTCCTTGTTCCCCTTCCTCTAAAAACATCTGGCCAAACTTCCACCGGAGAAATGGCAACTGGGGAACCCAAACTGGATTTGGCCTTTCTTGCTAAGTTAGAAAATCTAACGATCAATTCTTCGCCTGTGGCCCGTGTGGTGATCAACGAAAGAACAGGGACGATCGTGATGGGAGCTAATATCGCCATTGATGAGGTGGCCATTTCCCAACAAGGCCTGACCATTCAAATTGCCAGTAGAGACAAGGCTCGGTATTTTTTTCCCATCCAAGAAGAAGGAAAAGGCGAGTCTGTTTTTGTTCTCAAAGAAACCACCCAAGTTTCGGATGTGGTGGGAGCTCTGAACAAGGTGGGAGCCTCCACCCGGGACATTATTTCGATTCTAGAAGCTTTAAAGAAACAAGGGGCCTTAAAAGCAGAACTTGTGATTCAGTAATTGGGAAATCTGCCGATAAGTTTAGAAGACATAATATGGACATTCATAAAATCCAAGACTATTCGAATCGTTTGAGCCGCTCCCAAGATGAATCCATTCTCACCCGGATGAAATCCTATGCGGACGAGATGAAACCATCTAAGAAGGATGGGGTGTCTGATTTTCAGAAT comes from the Leptospira bourretii genome and includes:
- a CDS encoding flagellar basal body P-ring protein FlgI → MNQNQTYLEFKKETFRFFSKPLVAVVVFLLGTLPSFAVETRLKDLVRIDAVRENQLTGFGLVVGLNGTGDTKNPLTEEALQNYLAGLGVNTKKNLRDAKNTASVLITANVPVNLKEGDKIDVLVSSLGDARSLEGGVLLQSPLKAGNGETIAVASGVLAFGGKEKKRGGADKKSGSNTALVPMGAILEKSVPNAPVTKSVKLTLLEKDYTTMGAIVDAITAELAVVPEVVSPTEVLVPLPLKTSGQTSTGEMATGEPKLDLAFLAKLENLTINSSPVARVVINERTGTIVMGANIAIDEVAISQQGLTIQIASRDKARYFFPIQEEGKGESVFVLKETTQVSDVVGALNKVGASTRDIISILEALKKQGALKAELVIQ